In Schistocerca cancellata isolate TAMUIC-IGC-003103 chromosome 7, iqSchCanc2.1, whole genome shotgun sequence, a genomic segment contains:
- the LOC126092927 gene encoding mucin-1-like, translated as MFRRFRRWLPCCTTGEGREADDPPEEKTAPGHPVDSMEEPALATTAASPATSPTATLQVPPATLPDTGGEPAEATREEASLPASPSAVPVERAAAPQVVAPATSPATTGVAKEATTQLESPAVLPSTTQLEPAAATHMASPATSPSTTHVSSDVTQVTSAPTTEVALPPTTRAILRASSPGKTEVTSPAAYLTTKCVASLPLEQLVSKASPSASTQTSSTIPIACYGMHPITSPVARYNTHQITSPVARYNAHQGINPAARYSTRCVTSPAAGYSTHPVTSPAARFSTRCATSPAARYNTRSVTSPAANYNMIRVTRF; from the exons ATGTTTCGCCGGTTTCGCCGGTGGCTGCCCTGCTGTACCACtggggaggggagagaggcagACGACCCGCCGGAGGAGAAGACCGCCCCTGGCCACCCGGTGGACAGCATGGAG GAGCCAGCATTAGCAACAACAGCGGCGTCACCAGCCACGTCGCCCACGGCAACACTGCAGGTACCGCCAGCCACGTTGCCGGACACAGGAGGAGAGCCAGCAGAAGCCACAAGAGAAGAGGCGTCTCTACCGGCGTCACCATCCGCAGTACCAGTTGAACGAGCAGCTGCACCACAAGTGGTTGCACCAGCCACGTCACCAGCCACAACAGGAGTGGCCAAGGAGGCCACAACACAACTGGAGTCTCCAGCCGTATTGCCATCCACAACACAACTTGAACCAGCAGCTGCTACACACATGGCATCTCCCGCCACGTCCCCATCTACAACACATGTCTCATCAGACGTGACACAAGTGACGTCGGCACCTACAACTGAAGTGGCGTTGCCACCCACAACGAGAGCAATTCTTCGAGCCTCATCGCCAGGCAAAACAGAAGTTACATCACCAGCAGCCTATCTAACCACAAAATGTGTAGCCTCATTACCTTTAGAGCAGTTGGTGTCCAAAGCATCGCCATCAGCCTCCACACAAACATCTTCCACCATCCCCATTGCCTGCTACGGCATGCATCCTATCACCAGTCCTGTTGCCAGATACAACACTCATCAAATAACCAGTCCTGTTGCCAGATACAACGCCCATCAAGGCATCAATCCTGCTGCCAGATacagcacacgctgtgtcaccagtcctgctgctggATACAGCACACAtcctgtcaccagtcctgctgccagattcaGCACGCGCTGtgccaccagtcctgctgccagataCAACACGCGttctgtcaccagtcctgctgccaacTACAACATGATTCGCGTCACAAGATTCTGA